In one Thunnus maccoyii chromosome 12, fThuMac1.1, whole genome shotgun sequence genomic region, the following are encoded:
- the eif4g1a gene encoding eukaryotic translation initiation factor 4 gamma 1a isoform X1, producing MNKPPQPITGPTSVPNPAPSPGLTPAAYGPGQPPSLVFATPPPPQMNSAPQPRQFAAGPRTLHQQGGYRALQGYYQNRPAMAASAPRVQTSSGPRPVGPAHVYPPSSQMMMISQQQLSFAGSPQGYFIPPGQYRAPYMPPTQQYPVTSGTAGFYPGTSPAEYSAYAGAYYPAQPQYSPSVQPAPVMINPAQQQQQAPPPQQPPAQSQGPPKRERKPIRIRDPNQGGRDITEEIMSGGRSTSTPTPPQASTADVSPAQTNGEVIQPVTTVTRRDENAEPPASAETPPPPATANPEPVVEAKQETDSQTAPPTELAAQSAAPTQASEVPTPSIKDQQTPAPLPPAATPTPPPAEAVNKVDTKVSDTVDAPVGPSASPAAQEVPVKTEEPQAAPAPAEKAPEKEEKKTEEVEKLEKEEQVTSTKVEPATEVAATVTPVDVAKEETPTKTATEVSQPPPSAQEPAAPVTQTAAPSSAPEPEPTPAETAEPLLPNGLPQDTEEVPEAFSDTTPLDKPDASQSQESTPVAKTATPAQEQEQEQEQEQEQEQEQEQEQEQEQEQEQQQEEEKKEEEGKEKSEDAPPVSCPTEESTMQAATSVPKKRRNMKELNKKEAIGDLLDAFKEDAKPASEPSSTQADPVPVAPAEPPAEVADETWEEKEDKQNTEPRPSPEAKEQKYQYKEEQWKPIDPEEKKRYDREFLLGFQFIGASMNKPEGLPIISDVVLDKVNKTPLRPPDPARMMSSGPDFTPSYLGNLGSRSVGGPRGPPPGPRRSQQGQRKEPRKIISSMSLNDDVQLNKAEKAWKPSMKKSARTRPGEEVEEDVGSDQAKTQDLFKRLRSILNKLTPQKFQELMKQVTELAIDTEERLKGAIDLIFEKAISEPNFSVAYANMCRCLMGLKVPTSDKPGVFVNFRKLLLNRCQKEFEKDQDDDEIFEKKQKELEASKEGEERERLRVELEEAKDQARRRSLGNIKFIGELFKLKMLTEAIMHDCVVKLLKNHDEESLECLCRLLSTIGKDLDFEKAKPRMDQYFNQMDKIIKERKTSSRIRFMLQDVLDLRRSNWVPRRGDQGPKTIDQIHKEAEMEEHREQIKVQQQLMSKKDGGGGGGGGGRMGGSMGGRGPHTPGGGRNSQPQDEGWNTVPISKNRPIDTTRLSKITKPGALDFNNQLLAPGGKGMWGSWGKGSSGGTGAKPASGDQDSGRPATSTLNRFSALQQSGSLLTSGDSDRRVPQRSSSSRERGGDRDRSDRDRDRFDRFDRSEGREGRDDRSSRNQITKRSFSRESEERGGRAGDSRATNEPVRRVASMTDDRDRGSRDRGSRDRGSRDRGSRDRGSRDRGPSKDLTAVKRESAPTPPPSVPKSGMTEEEVEKKSSAIIEEYLHINDLKEALQCVAELNSTSLLYVFVRNGVESTLERSTIAREHMGLLLHQLIKAGTLPAEQYYKGLQEILEVAEDMAIDIPHIWLYLAELITPMLHEGGIPMGQLFRVISKPLVPLEKAGVLLVQILKLLCKGMTPKKVGAMWTEAGLNWSEFLTKNEDVNKFVTDQKVEFTTGEETESKEPGKKVLSGEELSKQLDRFLHDKANNQRIRDWVEANMDEQQTASNQFVRALMTSVCQSAIICDTPYRVDARQINQRASLLQRYLCDEQKELQALYALQALMVHMEQPANLLRMFFDALYDEDVIKEEAFYKWESSKDPAEQTGKGVALKSVTAFFTWLREAEEESDKE from the exons ATGAACAAACCACCACAGCCTATAACGGGACCCACCTCTGTCCCAAACCCAGCCCCTTCCCCAGGATTGACACCG GCCGCCTACGGACCTGGACAGCCCCCTTCTCTTGTTTTTGcaacacctccacctccacaaaTGAACTCCGCACCACAGCCCAGACAG TTTGCTGCAGGGCCCCGTACTTTACACCAACAG GGTGGATACAGAGCATTACAG GGTTACTATCAGAACCGACCGGCTATGGCCGCCAGTGCTCCCAGAGTCCAGACAAGTAGTGGGCCTCGACCTGTTGGACCCGCTCATGTCTACCCACCCAGCTcccagatgatgatgatttccCAGCAGCAGCTTTCTTTTGCTGGCTCCCCTCAGGGCTACTTCATCCCCCCTGGACAG TACCGGGCCCCATATATGCCACCTACTCAGCAGTATCCTGTGACCAGCGGTACAGCAGGCTTCTATCCGGGAACTAGCCCTGCTGAATACTCTGCCTATG CGGGAGCATACTATCCAGCTCAGCCGCAGTACTCTCCATCTGTCCAGCCTGCACCGGTCATGATCAACCCCGCCCAGCAACAGCAACAAGCTCCGCCTCCTCAGCAACCACCGGCACAGTCACAAGGCCCACCAAAGAGGGAACGCAAACCG ATCAGAATACGAGACCCCAACCAGGGCGGGCGTGATATCACAGAGGAGATCATGTCAGGTGGAAGGTCCACCTCCACACCGACTCCCCCACAG GCCTCCACAGCAGATGTAAGTCCTGCACAGACCAATGGTGAAGTTATACAGCCTGTCACTACAGTGACAAGAAGAG ATGAAAATGCGGAGCCTCCTGCTAGCGCTGAAACCCCACCTCCTCCTGCCACAGCAAACCCAGAGCCTGTGGTCGAGGCCAAACAGGAAACGGACAGCCAGACAGCACCGCCCACTGAATTAGCCGCACAATCTGCAGCCCCTACACAGGCTTCCGAGGTGCCAACCCCATCGATAAAGGACCAGCAGACTCCCGCTCCCCTCCCTCCAGCAGCAACACCTACTCCTCCCCCTGCTGAGGCAGTAAATAAAGTCGATACTAAAGTTAGTGACACAGTAGATGCTCCTGTAGGTCCTTCAGCATCACCGGCAGCGCAAGAGGTCCCTGTCAAAACAGAGGAACCACAGGCCGCCCCTGCTCCAGCTGAGAAGGCACCcgaaaaggaagaaaagaaaaccgAGGAAGTGGAGAAATtagagaaagaagagcaggtgACCAGCACTAAGGTAGAGCCTGCAACTGAGGTTGCAGCAACAGTTACCCCTGTTGATGTGGCAAAAGAAGAAACACCTACAAAGACAGCAACTGAAGTGTCTCAGCCTCCACCCTCTGCACAGGAACCAGCTGCTCCAGTGACTCAGACTGCTGCCCCCAGCTCTGCCCCCGAACCTGAACCCACACCAGCTGAAACAGCAGAACCGCTTCTCCCCAACGGCCTTCCTCAGGACACTGAGGAAGTGCCTGAGGCATTTTCAGACACTACACCCCTAGACAAGCCCGACGCTTCTCAATCTCAGGAATCCACACCTGTGGCTAAAACGGCAACGCCAGCCCAGGAGCAGgaacaggagcaggagcaggagcaggaacaggagcaggagcaggaacaggagcaagagcaggagcaggagcaggagcagcagcaggaggaggagaagaaagaggaagaggggaaggAGAAAAGTGAGGATGCCCCTCCTGTTAGCTGTCCTACAGAGGAATCTACTATGCAAG CTGCTACATCTGTGccaaagaagaggaggaacatGAAGGAACTAAACAAGAAGGAGGCCATTGGAGACCTCCTGGATGCCTTCAAAGAG GATGCCAAGCCTGCTTCTGAACCCTCGTCCACTCAGGCCGACCCTGTCCCTGTTGCTCCAGCTGAACCTCCCGCTGAGGTCGCAGATGAGACctgggaggagaaagaggacaaGCAGAACACAGAACCTAGACCTTCACCTGAGGCAAAAGAGCAGAAATACCAGTACAAAGAAG AACAATGGAAGCCAATAGACCCAGAAGAGAAGAAGCGGTACGACAGGGAGTTCCTGTTGGGCTTCCAGTTTATCGGCGCCAGTATGAACAAACCCGAGGGCCTGCCCATCATCAGTGACGTGGTTTTGGACAAG GTGAACAAGACTCCCCTGCGGCCTCCTGACCCAGCTCGAATGATGAGTTCTGGCCCTGATTTTACTCCTTCATATTTGGGCAACCTCGGGAGCCGATCAGTGGGCGGACCACGAGGACCA CCACCCGGACCACGTCGCTCCCAGCAGGGTCAGCGGAAAGAACCCAGGAAAATCATCAGCAGCATGTCCCTCAACGATGACGTGCAGCTCAACAAGGCCGAGAAGGCCTGGAAACCGTCTATGAAGAAGAGCGCTCGCACCCGCCCCggggaggaagtggaggaagaCGTCGGCTCTGACCAGGCCAAGACTCAAGACCTGTTCAAGCGTCTGCGCAGTATCCTCAACAAGCTGACACCTCAGAAGTTTCAGGAGCTGATGAAACAGGTGACAGAGCTGGCGATAGACACCGAGGAGAGGCTGAAGGGAGCCATCGACCTCATCTTCGAGAAGGCCATCTCAGAGCCCAACTTCTCTGTGGCCTACGCCAACATGTGCCGCTGCCTTATGGGG TTGAAAGTCCCCACCTCAGACAAGCCAGGAGTCTTTGTGAACTTCCGCAAACTGCTTCTCAACCGCTGCCAGAAAGAGTTTGAGAAGGATCAGGATGATGATGAGATCTttgagaaaaagcaaaaagagcTGGAGGCTTCTAAAGAG GGAGAGGAGCGTGAGCGCTTGAGGGTGGAGCTGGAAGAGGCCAAAGATCAGGCCCGGCGCCGTTCACTGGGTAACATTAAGTTCATCGGTGAACTCTTCAAGCTGAAGATGCTGACGGAGGCCATCATGCATGACTGTGTAGTGAAACTACTGAAGAATCACGACGAAGAGTCTCTGGAGTGTCTCTGCAGGCTGCTCTCCACAATTGGCAAGGACCTGGACTTTGAGAAGGCCAAG CCTCGTATGGATCAGTATTTTAACCAGATGGACAAGATcatcaaagagagaaagacgtCATCCAGAATCCGCTTCATGTTGCAAGACGTGTTGGACCTCAGAAGG AGTAACTGGGTGCCTCGTAGAGGAGACCAGGGTCCTAAAACAATTGACCAGATCCACAAAGAGGCAGAAATGGAGGAGCACAGGGAACAGATCAAGGTCCAGCAGCAGCTCATGTCCAAGAAagacggaggaggaggtggaggaggcggCGGCAGGATGGGAGGGAGCATGGGGGGCCGAGGTCCTCACACACCAGGAGGCGGCCGGAACAGCCAGCCCCAAGATGAGGGGTGGAACACGGTGCCCATCTCCAAGAATAGACCCATCGACACCACCCGCCTCAGCAAGATCACAAAG CCTGGTGCTCTGGACTTCAACAATCAACTGTTGGCTCCAGGGGGCAAAGGCATGTGGGGTAGCTGGGGTAAAGGCAGCAGTGGAGGAACAGGAGCTAAACCAGCAAGTGGAGACCAGG ATTCAGGTCGTCCAGCCACCAGCACCCTCAACCGCTTCTCAGCCCTGCAGCAGTCTGGTTCGTTGTTGACTTCAGGCGACTCTGATCGCAGAGTTCCTCAGAG GTCAAGCTCCAGCCGTGAGCGCGGAGGCGACAGAGACAGGAGCGATCGTGACAGGGACCGGTTTGACCGATTCGATCGCAGCGAGGGACGAGAAGGTCGCGACGACAGGAGCAGCCGGAACCAAATCACTAAGAGGAGCTTCAGCAGAGAGTCTGAGGAGCGCGGTGGGAGGGCCGGAGACAGCAGGGCCACGAATGAGCCTGTGCGTCGTGTGGCCAGCATGACCGACGACCGGGACAGAGGAAGCAGAGATCGGGGAAGCAGAGACCGAGGAAGTAGAGACAGGGGCAGCAGAGACAGGGGAAGCCGTGACAGAGGTCCAAGCAAAGATCTCACAG cagttaAACGTGAGAGCGCCcccactcctcctccctctgttccTAAATCTGGCATGActgaagaggaggtggagaagaagTCCAGCGCCATCATTGAGGAATACCTCCACATCAATGACTTGAAG GAGGCGTTGCAGTGTGTGGCAGAGCTCAACAGCACCTCACTGCTCTACGTGTTTGTACGGAACGGCGTGGAGTCAACGCTTGAGCGCAGCACCATTGCTAGAGAGCACATGGGCCTGTTGCTGCACCAGCTCATAAAGGCAGGGACATTGCCCGCAGAGCAGTACTACAAAGG GCTACAAGAGATCCTGGAGGTAGCAGAAGACATGGCCATAGATATACCTCACATCTGGCTCTACCTGGCTGAACTCATTACCCCCATGCTGCATGAGGGAGGCATCCCTATGGGACAGCTCTTCAG GGTGATTTCGAAGCCTCTGGTGCCTCTGGAGAAGGCTGGTGTGCTGCTGGTACAGATCCTCAAGTTGCTCTGCAAAGGAATG ACTCCTAAGAAGGTTGGGGCCATGTGGACAGAAGCTGGGCTGAACTGGAGCGAGTTCTTGACCAAGAACGAAGACGTCAACAAGTTTGTCACTGATCAG AAAGTGGAGTTCACgacaggagaggagacagagtcAAAGGAACCCGGTAAGAAGGTCCTCAGTGGAGAGGAGCTCAGCAAACAGCTGGACAGATTCCTTCACGACAAGGCCAACAACCAGCGTATCAGAGACTGGGTTGAG gCAAACATGGATGAACAGCAGACTGCTTCCAACCAGTTTGTACGAGCATTGATGACATCAGTGTGTCAGTCTGCCATCATAT GTGACACCCCGTACAGGGTGGACGCACGGCAGATCAACCAGAGAGCCAGTCTGCTGCAGAGATACCTGTGTGATGAGCAGAAAGAGCTTCAGGCCCTTTACGCCCTCCAGGCTCTGATGGTCCACATGGAGCAGCCAGCAA ACCTGCTGCGGATGTTCTTCGACGCCTTGTACGACGAGGACGTTATTAAAGAGGAGGCCTTTTACAAATGGGAATCCAGCAAAGACCCTGCAGAGCAAACAGGCAAAGGCGTGGCTTTGAAATCGGTCACCGCCTTCTTCACCTGGCTCCGCGAGGCGGAGGAGGAGTCTGacaaggaataa
- the eif4g1a gene encoding eukaryotic translation initiation factor 4 gamma 1a isoform X2: MNKPPQPITGPTSVPNPAPSPGLTPAAYGPGQPPSLVFATPPPPQMNSAPQPRQFAAGPRTLHQQGGYRALQGYYQNRPAMAASAPRVQTSSGPRPVGPAHVYPPSSQMMMISQQQLSFAGSPQGYFIPPGQYRAPYMPPTQQYPVTSGTAGFYPGTSPAEYSAYAGAYYPAQPQYSPSVQPAPVMINPAQQQQQAPPPQQPPAQSQGPPKRERKPIRIRDPNQGGRDITEEIMSGGRSTSTPTPPQASTADVSPAQTNGEVIQPVTTVTRRDENAEPPASAETPPPPATANPEPVVEAKQETDSQTAPPTELAAQSAAPTQASEVPTPSIKDQQTPAPLPPAATPTPPPAEAVNKVDTKVSDTVDAPVGPSASPAAQEVPVKTEEPQAAPAPAEKAPEKEEKKTEEVEKLEKEEQVTSTKVEPATEVAATVTPVDVAKEETPTKTATEVSQPPPSAQEPAAPVTQTAAPSSAPEPEPTPAETAEPLLPNGLPQDTEEVPEAFSDTTPLDKPDASQSQESTPVAKTATPAQEQEQEQEQEQEQEQEQEQEQEQEQEQEQQQEEEKKEEEGKEKSEDAPPVSCPTEESTMQAATSVPKKRRNMKELNKKEAIGDLLDAFKEDAKPASEPSSTQADPVPVAPAEPPAEVADETWEEKEDKQNTEPRPSPEAKEQKYQYKEEQWKPIDPEEKKRYDREFLLGFQFIGASMNKPEGLPIISDVVLDKVNKTPLRPPDPARMMSSGPDFTPSYLGNLGSRSVGGPRGPPPGPRRSQQGQRKEPRKIISSMSLNDDVQLNKAEKAWKPSMKKSARTRPGEEVEEDVGSDQAKTQDLFKRLRSILNKLTPQKFQELMKQVTELAIDTEERLKGAIDLIFEKAISEPNFSVAYANMCRCLMGLKVPTSDKPGVFVNFRKLLLNRCQKEFEKDQDDDEIFEKKQKELEASKEGEERERLRVELEEAKDQARRRSLGNIKFIGELFKLKMLTEAIMHDCVVKLLKNHDEESLECLCRLLSTIGKDLDFEKAKPRMDQYFNQMDKIIKERKTSSRIRFMLQDVLDLRRSNWVPRRGDQGPKTIDQIHKEAEMEEHREQIKVQQQLMSKKDGGGGGGGGGRMGGSMGGRGPHTPGGGRNSQPQDEGWNTVPISKNRPIDTTRLSKITKPGALDFNNQLLAPGGKGMWGSWGKGSSGGTGAKPASGDQDSGRPATSTLNRFSALQQSGSLLTSGDSDRRVPQRSSSSRERGGDRDRSDRDRDRFDRFDRSEGREGRDDRSSRNQITKRSFSRESEERGGRAGDSRATNEPVRRVASMTDDRDRGSRDRGSRDRGSRDRGSRDRGSRDRGPSKDLTVKRESAPTPPPSVPKSGMTEEEVEKKSSAIIEEYLHINDLKEALQCVAELNSTSLLYVFVRNGVESTLERSTIAREHMGLLLHQLIKAGTLPAEQYYKGLQEILEVAEDMAIDIPHIWLYLAELITPMLHEGGIPMGQLFRVISKPLVPLEKAGVLLVQILKLLCKGMTPKKVGAMWTEAGLNWSEFLTKNEDVNKFVTDQKVEFTTGEETESKEPGKKVLSGEELSKQLDRFLHDKANNQRIRDWVEANMDEQQTASNQFVRALMTSVCQSAIICDTPYRVDARQINQRASLLQRYLCDEQKELQALYALQALMVHMEQPANLLRMFFDALYDEDVIKEEAFYKWESSKDPAEQTGKGVALKSVTAFFTWLREAEEESDKE, from the exons ATGAACAAACCACCACAGCCTATAACGGGACCCACCTCTGTCCCAAACCCAGCCCCTTCCCCAGGATTGACACCG GCCGCCTACGGACCTGGACAGCCCCCTTCTCTTGTTTTTGcaacacctccacctccacaaaTGAACTCCGCACCACAGCCCAGACAG TTTGCTGCAGGGCCCCGTACTTTACACCAACAG GGTGGATACAGAGCATTACAG GGTTACTATCAGAACCGACCGGCTATGGCCGCCAGTGCTCCCAGAGTCCAGACAAGTAGTGGGCCTCGACCTGTTGGACCCGCTCATGTCTACCCACCCAGCTcccagatgatgatgatttccCAGCAGCAGCTTTCTTTTGCTGGCTCCCCTCAGGGCTACTTCATCCCCCCTGGACAG TACCGGGCCCCATATATGCCACCTACTCAGCAGTATCCTGTGACCAGCGGTACAGCAGGCTTCTATCCGGGAACTAGCCCTGCTGAATACTCTGCCTATG CGGGAGCATACTATCCAGCTCAGCCGCAGTACTCTCCATCTGTCCAGCCTGCACCGGTCATGATCAACCCCGCCCAGCAACAGCAACAAGCTCCGCCTCCTCAGCAACCACCGGCACAGTCACAAGGCCCACCAAAGAGGGAACGCAAACCG ATCAGAATACGAGACCCCAACCAGGGCGGGCGTGATATCACAGAGGAGATCATGTCAGGTGGAAGGTCCACCTCCACACCGACTCCCCCACAG GCCTCCACAGCAGATGTAAGTCCTGCACAGACCAATGGTGAAGTTATACAGCCTGTCACTACAGTGACAAGAAGAG ATGAAAATGCGGAGCCTCCTGCTAGCGCTGAAACCCCACCTCCTCCTGCCACAGCAAACCCAGAGCCTGTGGTCGAGGCCAAACAGGAAACGGACAGCCAGACAGCACCGCCCACTGAATTAGCCGCACAATCTGCAGCCCCTACACAGGCTTCCGAGGTGCCAACCCCATCGATAAAGGACCAGCAGACTCCCGCTCCCCTCCCTCCAGCAGCAACACCTACTCCTCCCCCTGCTGAGGCAGTAAATAAAGTCGATACTAAAGTTAGTGACACAGTAGATGCTCCTGTAGGTCCTTCAGCATCACCGGCAGCGCAAGAGGTCCCTGTCAAAACAGAGGAACCACAGGCCGCCCCTGCTCCAGCTGAGAAGGCACCcgaaaaggaagaaaagaaaaccgAGGAAGTGGAGAAATtagagaaagaagagcaggtgACCAGCACTAAGGTAGAGCCTGCAACTGAGGTTGCAGCAACAGTTACCCCTGTTGATGTGGCAAAAGAAGAAACACCTACAAAGACAGCAACTGAAGTGTCTCAGCCTCCACCCTCTGCACAGGAACCAGCTGCTCCAGTGACTCAGACTGCTGCCCCCAGCTCTGCCCCCGAACCTGAACCCACACCAGCTGAAACAGCAGAACCGCTTCTCCCCAACGGCCTTCCTCAGGACACTGAGGAAGTGCCTGAGGCATTTTCAGACACTACACCCCTAGACAAGCCCGACGCTTCTCAATCTCAGGAATCCACACCTGTGGCTAAAACGGCAACGCCAGCCCAGGAGCAGgaacaggagcaggagcaggagcaggaacaggagcaggagcaggaacaggagcaagagcaggagcaggagcaggagcagcagcaggaggaggagaagaaagaggaagaggggaaggAGAAAAGTGAGGATGCCCCTCCTGTTAGCTGTCCTACAGAGGAATCTACTATGCAAG CTGCTACATCTGTGccaaagaagaggaggaacatGAAGGAACTAAACAAGAAGGAGGCCATTGGAGACCTCCTGGATGCCTTCAAAGAG GATGCCAAGCCTGCTTCTGAACCCTCGTCCACTCAGGCCGACCCTGTCCCTGTTGCTCCAGCTGAACCTCCCGCTGAGGTCGCAGATGAGACctgggaggagaaagaggacaaGCAGAACACAGAACCTAGACCTTCACCTGAGGCAAAAGAGCAGAAATACCAGTACAAAGAAG AACAATGGAAGCCAATAGACCCAGAAGAGAAGAAGCGGTACGACAGGGAGTTCCTGTTGGGCTTCCAGTTTATCGGCGCCAGTATGAACAAACCCGAGGGCCTGCCCATCATCAGTGACGTGGTTTTGGACAAG GTGAACAAGACTCCCCTGCGGCCTCCTGACCCAGCTCGAATGATGAGTTCTGGCCCTGATTTTACTCCTTCATATTTGGGCAACCTCGGGAGCCGATCAGTGGGCGGACCACGAGGACCA CCACCCGGACCACGTCGCTCCCAGCAGGGTCAGCGGAAAGAACCCAGGAAAATCATCAGCAGCATGTCCCTCAACGATGACGTGCAGCTCAACAAGGCCGAGAAGGCCTGGAAACCGTCTATGAAGAAGAGCGCTCGCACCCGCCCCggggaggaagtggaggaagaCGTCGGCTCTGACCAGGCCAAGACTCAAGACCTGTTCAAGCGTCTGCGCAGTATCCTCAACAAGCTGACACCTCAGAAGTTTCAGGAGCTGATGAAACAGGTGACAGAGCTGGCGATAGACACCGAGGAGAGGCTGAAGGGAGCCATCGACCTCATCTTCGAGAAGGCCATCTCAGAGCCCAACTTCTCTGTGGCCTACGCCAACATGTGCCGCTGCCTTATGGGG TTGAAAGTCCCCACCTCAGACAAGCCAGGAGTCTTTGTGAACTTCCGCAAACTGCTTCTCAACCGCTGCCAGAAAGAGTTTGAGAAGGATCAGGATGATGATGAGATCTttgagaaaaagcaaaaagagcTGGAGGCTTCTAAAGAG GGAGAGGAGCGTGAGCGCTTGAGGGTGGAGCTGGAAGAGGCCAAAGATCAGGCCCGGCGCCGTTCACTGGGTAACATTAAGTTCATCGGTGAACTCTTCAAGCTGAAGATGCTGACGGAGGCCATCATGCATGACTGTGTAGTGAAACTACTGAAGAATCACGACGAAGAGTCTCTGGAGTGTCTCTGCAGGCTGCTCTCCACAATTGGCAAGGACCTGGACTTTGAGAAGGCCAAG CCTCGTATGGATCAGTATTTTAACCAGATGGACAAGATcatcaaagagagaaagacgtCATCCAGAATCCGCTTCATGTTGCAAGACGTGTTGGACCTCAGAAGG AGTAACTGGGTGCCTCGTAGAGGAGACCAGGGTCCTAAAACAATTGACCAGATCCACAAAGAGGCAGAAATGGAGGAGCACAGGGAACAGATCAAGGTCCAGCAGCAGCTCATGTCCAAGAAagacggaggaggaggtggaggaggcggCGGCAGGATGGGAGGGAGCATGGGGGGCCGAGGTCCTCACACACCAGGAGGCGGCCGGAACAGCCAGCCCCAAGATGAGGGGTGGAACACGGTGCCCATCTCCAAGAATAGACCCATCGACACCACCCGCCTCAGCAAGATCACAAAG CCTGGTGCTCTGGACTTCAACAATCAACTGTTGGCTCCAGGGGGCAAAGGCATGTGGGGTAGCTGGGGTAAAGGCAGCAGTGGAGGAACAGGAGCTAAACCAGCAAGTGGAGACCAGG ATTCAGGTCGTCCAGCCACCAGCACCCTCAACCGCTTCTCAGCCCTGCAGCAGTCTGGTTCGTTGTTGACTTCAGGCGACTCTGATCGCAGAGTTCCTCAGAG GTCAAGCTCCAGCCGTGAGCGCGGAGGCGACAGAGACAGGAGCGATCGTGACAGGGACCGGTTTGACCGATTCGATCGCAGCGAGGGACGAGAAGGTCGCGACGACAGGAGCAGCCGGAACCAAATCACTAAGAGGAGCTTCAGCAGAGAGTCTGAGGAGCGCGGTGGGAGGGCCGGAGACAGCAGGGCCACGAATGAGCCTGTGCGTCGTGTGGCCAGCATGACCGACGACCGGGACAGAGGAAGCAGAGATCGGGGAAGCAGAGACCGAGGAAGTAGAGACAGGGGCAGCAGAGACAGGGGAAGCCGTGACAGAGGTCCAAGCAAAGATCTCACAG ttaAACGTGAGAGCGCCcccactcctcctccctctgttccTAAATCTGGCATGActgaagaggaggtggagaagaagTCCAGCGCCATCATTGAGGAATACCTCCACATCAATGACTTGAAG GAGGCGTTGCAGTGTGTGGCAGAGCTCAACAGCACCTCACTGCTCTACGTGTTTGTACGGAACGGCGTGGAGTCAACGCTTGAGCGCAGCACCATTGCTAGAGAGCACATGGGCCTGTTGCTGCACCAGCTCATAAAGGCAGGGACATTGCCCGCAGAGCAGTACTACAAAGG GCTACAAGAGATCCTGGAGGTAGCAGAAGACATGGCCATAGATATACCTCACATCTGGCTCTACCTGGCTGAACTCATTACCCCCATGCTGCATGAGGGAGGCATCCCTATGGGACAGCTCTTCAG GGTGATTTCGAAGCCTCTGGTGCCTCTGGAGAAGGCTGGTGTGCTGCTGGTACAGATCCTCAAGTTGCTCTGCAAAGGAATG ACTCCTAAGAAGGTTGGGGCCATGTGGACAGAAGCTGGGCTGAACTGGAGCGAGTTCTTGACCAAGAACGAAGACGTCAACAAGTTTGTCACTGATCAG AAAGTGGAGTTCACgacaggagaggagacagagtcAAAGGAACCCGGTAAGAAGGTCCTCAGTGGAGAGGAGCTCAGCAAACAGCTGGACAGATTCCTTCACGACAAGGCCAACAACCAGCGTATCAGAGACTGGGTTGAG gCAAACATGGATGAACAGCAGACTGCTTCCAACCAGTTTGTACGAGCATTGATGACATCAGTGTGTCAGTCTGCCATCATAT GTGACACCCCGTACAGGGTGGACGCACGGCAGATCAACCAGAGAGCCAGTCTGCTGCAGAGATACCTGTGTGATGAGCAGAAAGAGCTTCAGGCCCTTTACGCCCTCCAGGCTCTGATGGTCCACATGGAGCAGCCAGCAA ACCTGCTGCGGATGTTCTTCGACGCCTTGTACGACGAGGACGTTATTAAAGAGGAGGCCTTTTACAAATGGGAATCCAGCAAAGACCCTGCAGAGCAAACAGGCAAAGGCGTGGCTTTGAAATCGGTCACCGCCTTCTTCACCTGGCTCCGCGAGGCGGAGGAGGAGTCTGacaaggaataa